One part of the Treponema sp. OMZ 787 genome encodes these proteins:
- a CDS encoding 6-hydroxymethylpterin diphosphokinase MptE-like protein produces the protein MIKQVKLHSSYNPQKEAERFSDTINGNPKIIVITEPGESYLASALRKKFPESKLIAMRYTDNYFLESDKLWDKVWRPASGNVSFFLVNNIPDEFLASTLFLPWKPAEKVWPDSASWVWKEISQAVKIIQSVIATRSFFGKKWLKNMSGNFIFAEKILSRNFFKEMNLGIAEPCFFAAAGPSLDEVLDKYSKNINGMFNTAAASALPAVLSRNIRLDLCISTDGGFWAANHIKYLQDKNFKETALAFPLEAKIPYNILKNNNSVFLSYGSALENLFFDSLGIEPIPAKRNGTVSGTAIELLLDNTAGKIFIAGLDLKESKGFSHCSPHESQKQKEIKADRLNPISNFAAISNFDLRSLSTYEKWFSQTPKKRAERLFRIGQNLPMLGSIKSICGENFKTEIKVNENANKKNIQTKQSKNSAYKSINEKKAILSKIYRNIKEEIKNKTFFDKIKISAKETSLSSPQKELCEFISFQNYMNFLKEKDTQNEEEIKLNLENEISSFLENQIRRLTP, from the coding sequence ATGATAAAACAAGTTAAATTACACTCTTCTTATAATCCTCAAAAAGAAGCAGAAAGATTTTCAGATACAATAAACGGAAATCCTAAAATTATCGTTATCACGGAACCCGGAGAATCTTATCTTGCATCGGCTCTGCGTAAAAAATTTCCTGAAAGTAAATTGATTGCAATGAGGTACACGGATAATTATTTTTTGGAGTCGGATAAACTTTGGGACAAGGTTTGGAGACCGGCTTCAGGAAATGTGTCTTTTTTTTTGGTTAATAATATTCCCGATGAATTTTTAGCTTCTACACTGTTTTTGCCTTGGAAGCCTGCAGAAAAGGTTTGGCCTGATTCCGCTTCATGGGTATGGAAGGAAATATCCCAAGCCGTAAAGATAATTCAAAGTGTAATAGCAACAAGAAGTTTTTTTGGAAAAAAATGGCTTAAAAACATGAGCGGTAACTTTATATTTGCAGAAAAAATTTTGAGCAGGAATTTTTTTAAAGAAATGAATTTGGGAATTGCTGAACCTTGTTTTTTTGCAGCTGCCGGTCCAAGTTTAGATGAGGTATTGGATAAATACTCTAAGAATATAAACGGAATGTTTAATACGGCCGCAGCCTCTGCCCTGCCGGCCGTATTAAGCCGGAATATAAGGCTTGATCTATGTATATCAACTGACGGGGGATTTTGGGCTGCAAATCATATAAAATATTTGCAGGATAAAAATTTTAAGGAAACCGCCCTAGCCTTTCCATTGGAAGCAAAAATTCCTTATAATATTTTAAAAAATAATAACTCAGTTTTTTTAAGTTACGGTTCAGCCCTTGAAAATCTTTTTTTTGACAGCTTAGGAATTGAACCCATTCCTGCAAAAAGAAACGGAACGGTATCGGGTACGGCAATAGAACTTCTCTTGGATAACACCGCGGGGAAAATTTTTATTGCAGGCTTGGACTTAAAAGAATCAAAAGGCTTTTCACATTGTTCACCGCATGAAAGTCAAAAACAAAAAGAAATTAAAGCAGACCGCTTAAATCCTATATCTAATTTTGCAGCTATATCCAACTTTGATCTGCGTTCATTAAGCACTTATGAAAAATGGTTTAGTCAAACACCTAAGAAAAGAGCTGAAAGACTTTTTAGAATAGGACAAAATCTTCCTATGCTAGGCAGTATAAAATCAATATGCGGGGAAAATTTTAAGACTGAGATAAAAGTTAATGAAAATGCAAATAAAAAAAATATTCAGACAAAACAATCAAAAAATTCGGCATATAAATCTATCAATGAAAAAAAAGCTATCTTGTCAAAAATTTATCGAAACATAAAAGAAGAAATAAAAAACAAAACTTTTTTTGATAAAATCAAAATAAGTGCAAAAGAAACAAGCTTAAGCAGCCCTCAAAAAGAATTATGCGAATTTATTTCTTTTCAAAATTATATGAACTTTTTAAAAGAAAAAGATACTCAAAATGAAGAAGAAATTAAACTAAACCTTGAAAATGAAATAAGCTCTTTTTTAGAAAATCAAATTAGAAGGCTTACACCATGA
- a CDS encoding motility associated factor glycosyltransferase family protein produces MNFFDKNIEALKRINLKLAEDIINSTESSDYASNTEIAKTGLTLPLLKNGKLLHSKYDPIKEASRFFTGNENFVLFCGLGAGIHIECFLNNFKLKYCAITEASFANFKSLFKIIDFSHLILNKNLSFLPPLESENFEKEFINTYIPAIYGNFEIKILRPWEEFYKDKIPKFEKKIRASLENIQADISTQAAFGKIWMRNIMHNLKTASIILPAIPKIDTDKKACILGAGPGLEPALENIKRYRNSFVLFASDTAFPILIKAGIEADFFVSMDPQNISYAHCFRPFPQKTVGIFDLCSNPILAREFLKNGNSFFFTKSAHPFVQYASLFSPFPYMETSSGTVALAARSAALSLGFKDLEFLGLDFAYTAGKAYANGTYLSNQFEKRAYKTSPLETKFCDLMFRTEVKKTEKNGKITYSTTLLEGYKTFFKKEISLNSADYKWKKEEFAIFPYADFISHLKKSVHNDKKMLTTALLPYFAYLSKRLSKNISDFADLELVLSQILEYTVS; encoded by the coding sequence ATGAATTTTTTTGATAAGAATATAGAAGCATTAAAAAGAATAAATTTAAAACTTGCAGAAGATATTATAAATTCTACTGAAAGCTCGGATTACGCCTCCAATACGGAGATAGCGAAAACAGGACTGACTCTCCCCTTACTAAAAAACGGCAAACTCCTCCATTCAAAATATGACCCAATAAAAGAAGCCTCTCGTTTTTTTACGGGAAACGAAAACTTCGTTCTTTTTTGCGGATTGGGGGCCGGTATCCATATAGAATGTTTTTTGAACAATTTTAAATTGAAGTACTGTGCAATAACCGAAGCAAGTTTTGCAAATTTTAAAAGCTTATTTAAAATAATAGATTTTTCACATCTTATTCTAAATAAAAACCTATCTTTTTTACCGCCCTTAGAATCGGAAAATTTTGAAAAAGAATTTATCAATACCTATATTCCGGCCATCTACGGCAATTTTGAGATAAAAATTTTAAGGCCTTGGGAAGAATTTTATAAGGATAAAATACCGAAATTCGAAAAAAAAATTAGAGCCTCATTAGAGAATATACAGGCCGATATTTCGACACAGGCAGCCTTCGGTAAAATATGGATGCGGAACATTATGCATAATTTAAAAACGGCATCGATAATCCTCCCAGCAATACCGAAAATAGATACCGATAAAAAAGCCTGTATTTTAGGTGCGGGCCCCGGCCTGGAACCGGCCTTGGAAAATATAAAAAGATACAGGAATTCTTTTGTGCTTTTTGCTTCAGATACGGCTTTTCCCATTTTAATAAAAGCAGGAATCGAAGCCGATTTTTTTGTGAGCATGGACCCGCAAAATATTTCTTATGCTCACTGTTTTAGGCCTTTTCCGCAAAAGACAGTAGGTATTTTTGACCTTTGCTCAAACCCTATTCTTGCAAGGGAATTCTTAAAAAACGGCAACTCATTTTTTTTTACAAAAAGTGCACACCCCTTTGTTCAATATGCTTCCCTTTTTTCTCCATTCCCATATATGGAAACTTCAAGCGGCACTGTGGCTCTTGCGGCAAGATCGGCAGCCCTCTCCCTAGGATTTAAAGATTTGGAGTTCTTAGGCTTGGACTTTGCTTATACCGCAGGAAAGGCATATGCAAACGGAACATATCTTTCCAATCAGTTTGAAAAAAGAGCTTATAAAACTTCACCCTTAGAAACAAAATTTTGTGATTTGATGTTTAGAACAGAGGTAAAAAAAACGGAAAAAAACGGAAAAATAACTTATTCTACAACTCTTCTGGAGGGGTACAAAACTTTTTTTAAAAAGGAAATCAGTCTTAATTCGGCAGATTATAAATGGAAAAAAGAAGAATTTGCCATATTCCCATATGCCGATTTTATAAGTCATTTAAAAAAATCCGTTCATAATGATAAAAAAATGTTGACAACGGCTCTTTTACCTTATTTTGCATATTTAAGTAAAAGATTATCTAAAAATATCTCGGATTTTGCCGATTTAGAACTTGTACTATCTCAAATTCTGGAGTATACTGTAAGTTAA
- a CDS encoding diguanylate cyclase domain-containing protein produces the protein MKKMYIGIYAAIALLVILVTFSWFVYGIIKDSDAGVEEAKSTFAYFAKQIIISSEKEDFAKSEYNQKLYALADELEIKAFVISKPSKSIIISWPKDSGLINFDEGGNFMVKPASLFIKNHSGRINVKAMKSYDTELVLTASIPTLKSTAIYLRIRSAFFIILTVTILTVIIILFTSLTTIKDRVYADVNKRTFEDDFTEEEAAANHASEQKYYAEPKEEVYPHNYSEAKTEDESVLKPVKETKNKNDEKIYSLEDLDNLKITQQFPYESGKDISVKDDKNIKYISSDSEEYNNIKNTASFDAVNSEAIEKVRGLYSPITGISWQEYLPEYLESELRRAASSEQDIALVIMQLDDFSLESMIGKKIAALLIDFIKFRDMIFEFDSNGFAAILQDTNLDEAMKKAEEIYKGTKNILTEYDISKAISIGITTRTSRLISSGRMIEEAQAAVTRAIKNNEDPIVAFRVNPEKYREFISEN, from the coding sequence ATGAAAAAGATGTATATTGGCATATATGCCGCAATAGCCTTATTAGTTATATTAGTAACATTTTCATGGTTTGTGTATGGGATTATAAAGGATTCTGACGCAGGTGTAGAGGAAGCAAAATCTACATTCGCTTACTTTGCAAAACAGATTATAATCTCCTCTGAAAAGGAAGACTTTGCCAAAAGTGAATATAATCAAAAGTTGTATGCACTTGCAGATGAGCTTGAAATTAAGGCCTTTGTTATTTCAAAACCGTCTAAAAGTATTATAATTTCTTGGCCAAAGGATTCCGGCTTAATAAACTTTGATGAAGGCGGTAATTTTATGGTAAAACCGGCTTCTTTATTTATAAAAAATCATAGCGGAAGAATTAATGTAAAGGCTATGAAAAGCTATGATACCGAGCTTGTACTGACAGCTTCTATTCCGACCTTAAAATCGACAGCAATCTATTTAAGAATCAGAAGTGCTTTTTTTATCATATTGACCGTAACAATTTTAACGGTAATTATAATTCTTTTTACAAGTCTTACAACTATTAAAGACCGAGTATATGCAGATGTAAACAAAAGAACATTTGAGGACGATTTTACCGAAGAGGAAGCGGCTGCAAACCATGCTTCAGAACAAAAATATTACGCCGAACCAAAAGAAGAAGTTTATCCTCATAATTACAGTGAAGCAAAAACAGAAGATGAATCAGTTTTGAAACCTGTAAAAGAAACTAAAAATAAAAACGATGAGAAAATATACAGCCTTGAAGATCTTGATAATTTAAAAATTACACAGCAATTTCCTTATGAATCAGGGAAGGATATAAGCGTTAAAGACGATAAAAACATCAAATACATCAGCTCCGATTCTGAGGAGTATAATAATATTAAGAATACGGCATCCTTCGATGCAGTAAATTCAGAAGCCATAGAAAAGGTAAGAGGCCTTTACTCCCCCATTACGGGAATAAGCTGGCAGGAATATTTACCGGAGTACTTGGAATCGGAATTAAGAAGAGCCGCATCATCAGAACAGGACATAGCACTAGTGATTATGCAGCTTGACGATTTCAGCCTTGAAAGCATGATAGGAAAAAAGATTGCAGCCCTTTTAATTGACTTTATAAAATTCAGGGATATGATTTTTGAATTCGACAGTAACGGATTTGCGGCGATTCTTCAAGATACAAATTTGGATGAAGCCATGAAAAAGGCCGAGGAAATATACAAGGGAACCAAAAACATTTTAACCGAATACGATATATCTAAAGCAATTTCAATAGGTATTACAACCAGAACATCCCGTCTTATTTCTTCAGGCAGAATGATAGAAGAAGCCCAGGCTGCAGTAACAAGAGCTATCAAGAATAATGAAGATCCTATAGTCGCCTTTAGGGTAAACCCTGAAAAATATAGGGAATTTATCTCGGAAAATTAG
- a CDS encoding HD family hydrolase, with protein sequence MSVSRLEKQMGFIFELEKLKTVYRQNGIIGGVRQENSAEHSWHIAVMALLLTEYCKEKIDLFHTLKMLLIHDIVEVYAGDTFLYDTQKREEAKTDERIAADKIFSLLPDDQKEDFMNTWLEFEERKTPEAQYAAVLDNLQPLLNHYYTNNRNIIKKNLKKSQIIDKKEFIKDFSEELWTFALDIIEKGTALGLYLDM encoded by the coding sequence ATGAGTGTTTCACGATTGGAAAAACAGATGGGCTTCATTTTTGAGCTCGAAAAATTAAAAACCGTTTACAGACAAAACGGCATAATCGGAGGAGTAAGGCAGGAAAACAGCGCCGAGCATTCTTGGCATATTGCCGTTATGGCCCTTCTCCTCACGGAATACTGTAAGGAAAAGATCGACCTTTTTCACACTCTCAAGATGCTTTTAATTCACGACATAGTTGAAGTTTATGCAGGCGACACCTTTTTGTACGATACTCAAAAACGAGAAGAAGCTAAGACCGATGAAAGAATAGCTGCCGATAAAATTTTTTCTCTTTTGCCTGATGACCAAAAAGAAGACTTTATGAATACATGGCTGGAATTTGAAGAGCGTAAAACACCGGAAGCCCAATATGCGGCAGTCTTGGATAACCTACAGCCTCTTTTAAACCATTATTATACCAATAACCGAAATATAATCAAAAAGAATTTAAAAAAATCCCAAATCATCGATAAAAAAGAGTTTATAAAAGACTTTTCTGAGGAACTTTGGACCTTTGCCCTTGATATAATAGAAAAGGGAACAGCCTTGGGGCTTTATTTGGATATGTAA
- a CDS encoding alpha/beta hydrolase, producing the protein MTKTNFEPVDGLCLTRYPLFLIHGIGFKDNSKYYSYWGRITDCLQNHGAKVFFSNHDRIGTIHDNAVKIKEKLDYIVKTENLEKVNIIAHSKGGIEARYLISTLGAAKYTASLTTFASPHHGIKAIDAACRIPFLMSAFNPFVNVCFKLWGDKNPQFKKTVKELGAEDMEKFNAKNKDDSNVRYFSYAAKMKNAVSDLIFLLSYPIVKFTDGNNDGLIPVESAKWGIFKGVIGNEGGRGVSHSDVVDLRRSPIGNLDITDIYVEHVHELKELGF; encoded by the coding sequence ATGACTAAAACTAATTTTGAGCCTGTTGACGGCTTGTGTCTGACACGTTATCCTCTTTTTTTAATTCACGGTATAGGTTTTAAGGATAATTCGAAATATTATTCTTATTGGGGCAGAATAACCGATTGCCTGCAAAATCACGGGGCTAAGGTATTTTTCAGTAACCATGATCGTATAGGAACAATACATGATAATGCCGTAAAAATTAAGGAAAAGCTTGATTATATTGTTAAAACTGAAAACCTTGAAAAGGTGAATATTATAGCTCATTCAAAAGGCGGAATTGAGGCAAGGTATCTTATTTCAACCCTTGGAGCTGCAAAGTATACGGCTTCACTGACAACCTTTGCAAGCCCTCATCATGGGATTAAGGCTATAGATGCTGCCTGCCGTATACCTTTTTTGATGTCTGCTTTTAATCCCTTTGTTAATGTATGTTTTAAATTATGGGGCGATAAAAATCCTCAATTTAAAAAGACTGTAAAAGAGTTAGGTGCCGAAGATATGGAAAAGTTTAATGCAAAAAATAAAGACGATTCTAATGTTCGGTATTTCAGTTATGCTGCAAAAATGAAAAATGCTGTAAGTGATCTTATATTTTTGCTGAGTTATCCGATAGTTAAATTTACCGATGGGAATAATGACGGGCTTATCCCGGTCGAATCCGCAAAATGGGGTATTTTTAAGGGCGTAATAGGAAATGAAGGAGGAAGAGGGGTTTCTCATTCCGATGTGGTAGACCTACGCCGCTCTCCGATTGGTAATCTGGATATTACCGATATTTATGTAGAACATGTACACGAACTAAAAGAGCTGGGGTTTTAG
- a CDS encoding ABC transporter ATP-binding protein, giving the protein MEIIRIEHVSKAYGTGDTLIKALDDVSLSVDRGEFVAITGSSGSGKSTLLHILGGVDSPDSGKIFIQGEDISKYSEDELALFRRRKVGLVYQFYNLIPNLSIEKNISLPLVLDKQKVDKDKLINLAEKLGIKNKLSNFPHELSGGQQQRAAIARSLIYSPALLLADEPTGNLDRKNTDEIMSLLQYANKTYNQTVLMVTHDERLALSASRIVELSDGKIVKDEAL; this is encoded by the coding sequence ATGGAAATTATACGGATTGAACATGTGTCCAAGGCCTACGGTACGGGCGATACGCTGATAAAAGCCCTTGATGATGTAAGTCTTTCGGTTGACAGGGGCGAATTCGTTGCGATTACCGGTTCTTCCGGGAGCGGCAAAAGCACCCTCCTTCATATTTTGGGAGGAGTGGATTCGCCCGATTCGGGGAAGATTTTTATTCAAGGCGAAGATATTTCGAAGTACTCTGAAGATGAACTTGCCCTTTTTAGGCGCAGGAAGGTGGGGCTTGTCTACCAATTTTACAACCTTATTCCGAACCTTTCTATCGAAAAAAACATAAGTTTACCGCTTGTGCTTGATAAGCAAAAGGTCGACAAGGATAAACTTATCAATCTTGCCGAAAAGCTCGGCATAAAAAATAAGCTAAGCAATTTTCCGCACGAACTTTCAGGCGGACAACAGCAGAGGGCGGCCATTGCGCGCAGCCTCATTTATTCTCCCGCCCTCCTTTTGGCGGACGAGCCTACGGGAAACCTTGACCGCAAAAACACCGACGAGATTATGAGCCTCCTTCAATATGCAAATAAAACCTATAATCAAACCGTTTTAATGGTAACTCATGACGAGCGGCTCGCCCTTTCCGCTTCGAGGATTGTGGAATTGTCGGACGGTAAAATTGTAAAGGACGAGGCTCTATGA
- a CDS encoding ABC transporter permease, which translates to MKKLCIKNYDVKKNGAVLLAVTMTGIFFSLFVNIAYSSYSSKIASLKERFPYDAVTRKSYTQEVRSLIAAHKNVKETRIIRDLISIQYKGVLCTLEEAEGSMLTRDALIEGKFPKDNTELIISTEFKERFGLGIGDTVSVTAGKRIVRLKEGGKAAESETSAETGTEEGYERIVPAGEYPAKGEAFRPEGERSFTITGIFKNNRTTVAANPNVKTSALGDAFEDGKTAKIALVFANKWKGYKTVKDLASLIEPETEDFRNVFFVNDLLLAVYGAFDRKEISIEQILTVTLFPLYLAVGTVLVFVLMLKNIYGIWAFDKIRTLAMYKSIGSSRKQLKKLVVKEALKQALPAALLSLIPGNILSFLIIEFIKGTEKNAQHQIVSSYSFSITMNLIAGVFVCICVALSASLPARKLSRMDIIEALKGGFELKKDKRKRQAKSLEKELRKNNFTLFKASTALVTFSLSLIFFILLMETGLHVERNYWKTESVYNFYLFLRTHRKGIPEPFQRLQEQLDKKDYLIYTQKYAFMYPETFLSDEFKKKGFYKKAEGKLFKRENGKAVISVFFTGLLPDDFKKLTGHSDYRGIVVLNSVRKNFEDEVSKAQYIPYFDESVKSLPITLYGIGSTGSDMAEKEFVVEKYIMELPQDFLDDRNEIASGYDAVVFIPAEELDRLLHEHFTPKNEYDYTFTQYFMNIRTEEHKNTPLADENYYNNLLKNYIQEEERFSVEGEQLRSANKSASDVLSLLLYSVCAVCTLITLATVYAAVNMFFARRKREIFLLKSCGIREAELKALLMRDYFYFMLRSVLYAVPLCTGLTLWYGTLSISFTFKRFLIYMNYPVLAALTALIASAVYLFFRLGAKRFQGMNIAEEVNN; encoded by the coding sequence ATGAAAAAACTCTGCATAAAAAATTACGATGTGAAAAAAAACGGAGCCGTCCTCCTCGCCGTTACAATGACGGGCATATTTTTTTCGCTCTTTGTGAATATAGCTTATTCTTCATATTCAAGTAAGATTGCTTCTCTTAAAGAACGCTTCCCCTACGATGCCGTTACCCGCAAATCCTATACGCAGGAGGTGCGGAGCCTCATCGCCGCTCACAAAAACGTCAAGGAAACCCGCATCATTCGGGACTTGATTTCGATTCAATACAAGGGCGTTTTATGCACGCTTGAAGAAGCGGAAGGCAGTATGCTCACCCGTGATGCCTTGATTGAAGGGAAGTTCCCGAAAGACAACACGGAGCTTATAATCTCTACGGAATTTAAAGAAAGGTTCGGTCTTGGAATAGGCGATACAGTGAGCGTAACCGCGGGAAAGCGCATTGTGCGGTTAAAGGAAGGGGGAAAGGCAGCCGAAAGCGAAACTTCCGCCGAAACCGGCACCGAAGAAGGTTATGAGCGGATTGTGCCTGCGGGAGAATATCCTGCAAAAGGTGAAGCCTTCCGTCCTGAAGGAGAGCGCTCCTTTACCATTACCGGCATTTTTAAAAATAACAGGACTACCGTCGCGGCAAATCCGAATGTGAAGACTTCAGCCTTAGGCGATGCATTTGAGGACGGAAAAACCGCAAAAATAGCCCTTGTTTTTGCAAATAAATGGAAGGGCTATAAAACCGTAAAAGACCTCGCTTCTTTAATAGAGCCTGAAACAGAGGACTTCCGCAATGTCTTTTTTGTAAACGATCTTCTTCTTGCCGTTTACGGTGCCTTTGACCGAAAAGAAATTTCTATTGAGCAAATCCTTACGGTAACGCTTTTTCCTCTCTATCTTGCGGTGGGAACGGTTCTCGTCTTTGTGCTGATGCTTAAAAATATTTACGGCATTTGGGCATTCGATAAAATACGGACACTTGCAATGTATAAAAGTATCGGCTCCTCTCGTAAACAGCTCAAAAAACTCGTGGTAAAAGAAGCCTTAAAGCAAGCCCTGCCTGCGGCCCTTCTCAGCCTTATTCCGGGCAATATCCTTTCGTTTCTTATTATCGAATTTATAAAGGGGACAGAGAAAAACGCTCAACATCAAATTGTTTCGAGCTATAGTTTCAGTATAACGATGAATCTTATTGCAGGAGTCTTTGTCTGTATCTGTGTTGCGCTTTCGGCGAGCCTTCCCGCCCGTAAGCTTTCCCGCATGGACATTATCGAAGCACTAAAAGGCGGCTTTGAGCTTAAAAAAGATAAACGGAAAAGGCAGGCAAAAAGCCTTGAAAAAGAATTGCGCAAAAACAACTTTACTCTTTTTAAGGCGAGCACCGCCCTTGTTACCTTTTCGCTTAGCCTCATCTTTTTTATTTTGCTTATGGAAACGGGACTTCATGTAGAGCGCAATTATTGGAAAACTGAGAGCGTCTATAATTTTTATCTTTTTTTGCGCACCCACAGAAAAGGAATCCCCGAGCCCTTTCAGCGCCTCCAAGAACAGCTTGATAAAAAAGATTATTTAATTTACACGCAAAAATATGCATTTATGTATCCCGAAACTTTTTTGTCGGACGAGTTTAAAAAAAAGGGATTTTATAAAAAGGCGGAGGGTAAACTTTTTAAAAGAGAAAACGGTAAGGCGGTTATCTCGGTGTTTTTTACCGGCCTTTTGCCTGATGATTTTAAAAAGTTAACGGGGCACAGCGATTACCGCGGAATTGTGGTGCTTAACTCTGTCCGCAAAAATTTTGAAGATGAGGTTTCCAAGGCTCAATACATTCCCTATTTTGACGAAAGCGTAAAAAGTCTTCCCATAACTCTGTACGGAATCGGGAGTACAGGCAGTGATATGGCGGAAAAAGAATTCGTTGTCGAAAAATACATTATGGAACTTCCCCAAGATTTTTTAGACGATAGAAACGAAATTGCAAGCGGCTATGATGCGGTGGTCTTTATTCCGGCGGAAGAACTGGATCGGCTTTTGCATGAACATTTTACTCCGAAAAACGAATACGACTATACGTTCACTCAATATTTTATGAATATCCGCACCGAAGAACATAAAAACACTCCGCTTGCCGATGAAAACTATTATAACAATCTTTTAAAAAATTACATACAGGAGGAAGAACGGTTCAGTGTTGAAGGTGAACAATTGCGCTCGGCCAATAAATCGGCATCCGATGTGCTTTCCCTTTTATTGTATTCGGTATGTGCCGTCTGCACTTTGATTACCCTTGCTACCGTGTACGCTGCCGTAAACATGTTTTTTGCCCGCCGCAAGCGCGAAATATTTTTGCTCAAATCGTGCGGCATTCGGGAAGCTGAACTAAAAGCCTTACTTATGCGCGACTATTTTTATTTTATGCTGCGCTCGGTGCTGTATGCCGTACCGCTTTGTACAGGCTTAACGCTTTGGTACGGAACATTGAGCATTTCGTTTACGTTTAAACGCTTTTTAATCTATATGAACTATCCTGTGCTCGCAGCTCTTACAGCCCTCATCGCCTCCGCCGTCTACCTCTTTTTCCGCCTTGGCGCAAAGCGTTTTCAAGGCATGAATATAGCGGAGGAAGTAAATAACTAG
- a CDS encoding sensor histidine kinase KdpD yields MRGLKIRFAVYFCILTALGFFAYKNFQAKYTASLSAVLQYLPDEQKIEALQKIKTERIRMEDIKTELLEKLMYREDYSFFYLMLCAVFVLILSAFLLEYFFYKRQNKKETDNIASYLDSLEKGEGKLIPKNGGILYDRLYKLYTELIFERENAQAEKLRFQKNLEDIAHQIKTPITAMLLSLENSSPSADNSPLHRLNELTERLLHSASLESGTVPMKKAPVSVYEACFEAYEACEHLFEQKGIAVYIESSGILISADYYWITEAFMNIFKNAASYLSKGNTVNVFFNETPLYTEVIFKDDGSGMQKEALRSVFNRFYKTPDSKGFGLGLNIAKSIAEKNNGTLCAYNENGAVFKFTFYKS; encoded by the coding sequence ATGCGAGGCTTAAAAATACGCTTTGCCGTTTATTTTTGCATTTTGACGGCTCTCGGTTTTTTTGCTTACAAAAACTTTCAGGCAAAATATACGGCTTCTCTTTCCGCCGTATTACAGTATCTTCCCGATGAACAAAAAATTGAAGCCCTGCAAAAAATAAAGACGGAGAGGATACGGATGGAAGACATAAAAACGGAACTCCTTGAAAAACTCATGTATAGGGAGGACTACTCCTTTTTTTATCTTATGCTCTGTGCCGTCTTTGTTTTGATTTTGAGTGCCTTTCTTTTGGAATATTTTTTTTACAAGCGGCAGAATAAAAAAGAAACGGACAACATCGCCTCCTACCTTGATTCCCTTGAAAAAGGAGAGGGAAAACTGATTCCTAAAAACGGGGGGATTCTTTACGATAGGCTTTACAAGCTGTATACCGAACTCATTTTTGAACGGGAAAATGCTCAAGCCGAAAAGCTTAGATTTCAAAAAAATCTTGAAGATATAGCCCATCAAATAAAAACACCCATTACGGCAATGCTCCTTTCTTTGGAAAACTCAAGCCCGTCCGCAGATAATTCTCCGCTGCACCGCTTAAATGAGCTTACCGAAAGGCTGCTTCATTCGGCAAGCCTTGAATCCGGAACCGTGCCGATGAAAAAAGCTCCTGTTTCCGTTTATGAAGCTTGTTTTGAAGCTTATGAGGCTTGCGAACATCTTTTTGAACAAAAAGGTATTGCCGTTTATATTGAATCTTCCGGTATCCTTATAAGTGCCGACTATTATTGGATAACCGAAGCCTTTATGAATATTTTTAAAAATGCAGCTTCCTATCTTTCAAAGGGAAACACTGTAAACGTCTTTTTTAACGAAACGCCCCTTTACACGGAAGTTATCTTTAAAGATGACGGGAGCGGTATGCAAAAAGAAGCCTTGCGCTCCGTCTTTAACCGCTTTTATAAAACTCCCGATTCCAAAGGTTTCGGCTTAGGTTTAAACATCGCAAAATCCATTGCCGAAAAAAACAACGGCACCCTTTGCGCTTACAACGAAAACGGTGCCGTATTTAAATTTACGTTTTATAAAAGCTAG